Proteins encoded in a region of the Coffea eugenioides isolate CCC68of chromosome 4, Ceug_1.0, whole genome shotgun sequence genome:
- the LOC113767482 gene encoding uncharacterized protein LOC113767482, with the protein MTRSLTSSPNSRKTVKFLYSYNGQILPRPSDGVLRYVGGHTRILSVDRSISFSELLVKFGELTGTSVNLKCKLPSEDLDVLISIKSDEELRNVIDEYDRASEFSHLELKIRAILSPVQSVKKLSSPSSPTRFQPLRMAAPAIYTPSPPSTPLSFNCSPTQSRLQPTKMAPGSCHQSPQRAGAYRCCSPPPPPQAVGYAAGIRKDGRRNQCCRHGSPRQQYFIPYSNIYLLPIKP; encoded by the exons ATGACTAGAAGCTTGACTTCAAGCCCTAATTCCAGGAAAACCGTCAAATTCCTTTATAGTTACAACGGTCAAATCCTTCCTCGCCCGTCCGACGGCGTCCTTCGTTACGTCGGCGGCCACACTCGTATTCTCTCCGTCGATCGCTCTATCTCCTTTTCag AATTGCTGGTGAAATTTGGAGAATTAACTGGAACTTCGGTGAATTTAAAGTGTAAGTTACCGAGTGAAGATTTAGATGTTTTGATTTCGATTAAATCCGATGAAGAGCTCAGGAATGTCATCGATGAGTACGACCGCGCTTCGGAGTTCAGTCACCTGGAGTTGAAGATTAGAGCTATATTATCACCAGTTCAATCAGTGAAAAAGCTCTCTTCACCTTCTTCGCCGACGCGGTTTCAGCCTTTGAGAATGGCTGCTCCGGCGATCTATACTCCGTCTCCGCCGTCAACTCCGCTGTCGTTTAACTGTTCTCCCACTCAATCGAGGCTTCAGCCGACGAAAATGGCTCCGGGGAGTTGTCATCAGTCTCCGCAGCGTGCGGGGGCGTACAGGTGTTGCTCGCCGCCGCCTCCGCCGCAGGCCGTTGGCTATGCTGCTGGTATAAGGAAAGACGGCCGGAGGAATCAATGCTGTCGCCATGGAAGTCCTAGGCAGCAATATTTTATTCCTTATTCAAATATATACTTACTGCCGATAAAACCGTAG
- the LOC113768298 gene encoding pathogenesis-related leaf protein 6-like, translated as MGSFKISSAIFCFVLLAMFWPSRAQNSQQDYLDVHNAARAQVNVSRIAWDDRLAAYAKNYATQRMNDCQLMHSGGPYGENLAAGSGDFTARAAVNLWVNERQYYDYGSNSCTQGKECRHYTQVVWRNSARTGCARVQCTNSPSWFVICSYDPPGNYIGQRPY; from the coding sequence atggGATCATTTAAGATCTCCTCAGCAATATTTTGCTTCGTTCTCCTGGCAATGTTCTGGCCATCTCGAGCTCAAAATTCACAACAAGATTATCTAGATGTTCATAATGCAGCTCGTGCACAAGTCAATGTTAGCCGGATAGCTTGGGACGACAGGTTGGCCGCCTATGCAAAGAACTACGCGACGCAGAGGATGAATGACTGCCAACTCATGCACTCTGGTGGCCCTTACGGTGAGAACCTAGCCGCAGGCTCTGGAGACTTCACGGCCCGGGCTGCCGTCAATCTGTGGGTGAATGAGAGGCAATACTACGATTACGGGTCCAATTCATGTACTCAAGGGAAGGAGTGCAGGCACTACACTCAGGTGGTTTGGCGCAACTCGGCCCGCACGGGCTGCGCTAGGGTTCAATGCACGAATAGCCCTTCATGGTTCGTGATTTGCAGTTATGATCCTCCTGGCAACTATATTGGTCAACGTCCTTATTGA
- the LOC113768480 gene encoding aldehyde dehydrogenase family 2 member C4-like, which produces MAVQSTGNGSYEPSQVKLPEIKFTKLFINGEFVDSLSGRTFETIDPRTGEAIAKIAEGDKEDVDLAVKAARKAFDHGPWPRFPGSERRRILLKFADLVNENAEELATLDAIDAGKLLHLMRIIDLPLAVDTIRYYAGAADKIHGETLKMSRELQSYTLHEPIGVVGHIIPWNFPSLMFAIKVGPALAAGCTMIVKPAEQTPLSALYYAHLAKLAGIPDGVLNVVPGFGPTAGAAISSHMDINMISFTGSTEIGRRIMQAAATSNLKPVCLELGGKSPLIIFNDADVDKAAEQALQGSFFNKGEICVAGCRVFAQDGIYDQFLLKLKEKAQNWVVGDPLDPNSHHGPQVDKTQYEKVLSHIEQGKKEGATLFYGGKPVDRKGYYIEPTIFIDVKDDMTIAQNEIFGPVMTVFKFKNVEEAIKRANETKYGLAAGIMTNDLNIANTVSRSIRAGAIWINCYFAFDADCPHGGYKMSGFGRDLGMDALKKYLQVKSVTTPIYNSPWL; this is translated from the exons ATGGCTGTCCAAAGTACTGGCAATGGAAGTTATGAGCCTTCGCAAGTAAAGCTTCCTGAAATAAAGTTCACCAAGCTATTCATCAATGGAGAGTTCGTTGATTCTCTTTCAG GAAGGACATTCGAAACAATAGATCCAAGAACTGGCGAGGCGATTGCAAAGATTGCTGAGGGAGACAAGGAAGATGTTGATTTGGCTGTCAAAGCTGCACGAAAAGCTTTCGACCACGGCCCATGGCCTCGTTTTCCTGGCAGC GAGAGGCGAAGGATACTACTGAAATTTGCAGATTTGGTCAATGAAAATGCAGAAGAACTAGCCACTTTGGATGCAATTGATGCTGGAAAATTGTTACACTTGATGAGGATTATTGATCTCCCACTTGCAGTGGACACAATCCGTTACTATGCAGGTGCAGCAGACAAGATACATGGGGAGACTCTGAAAATGTCGAGGGAACTTCAATCATATACTTTGCACGAGCCCATTGGTGTCGTAGGACACATTATTCCCTGGAACTTTCCCAGTTTGATGTTTGCCATTAAAGTTGGCCCGGCATTAGCTGCTGGTTGTACCATGATTGTCAAGCCTGCTGAACAAACGCCTCTCTCAGCCCTCTATTATGCACATTTGGCTAAGCTG GCTGGAATCCCTGATGGAGTACTTAACGTTGTACCAGGATTCGGACCTACAGCTGGTGCTGCAATTAGCTCTCATATGGACATCAATATG ATAAGTTTTACAGGTTCTACAGAGATAGGGCGTCGCATAATGCAAGCTGCAGCCACTAGCAATCTGAAACCCGTGTGTCTAGAACTCGGGGGCAAGTCACCCTTAATAATTTTCAACGATGCAGATGTTGACAAAGCTGCAGAACAAGCCCTGCAGGGATCATTTTTTAACAAG GGTGAAATATGTGTGGCTGGCTGTCGTGTTTTTGCCCAAGATGGTATTTATGATCAATTTCTTCTTAAGTTGAAGGAGAAGGCTCAAAACTGGGTAGTTGGCGATCCTTTGGACCCAAATTCTCATCATGGACCCCAA GTCGACAAGACACAGTATGAAAAAGTCCTTTCGCATATTGAGCAGGGCAAGAAGGAAGGTGCCACCTTATTTTATGGTGGCAAGCCTGTGGACAGAAAAGGCTACTACATTGAGCCCACCATATTCATCGATGTCAAA GATGATATGACTATTGCGCAGAACGAAATATTTGGACCTGTTATGACAGTATTCAAATTCAA GAATGTTGAGGAGGCCATAAAGAGAGCCAATGAGACGAAATATGGATTAGCAGCGGGGATTATGACTAATGACTTGAACATTGCTAACACGGTTTCAAGATCAATCAGGGCCGGTGCTATTTGGATAAATTGCTACTTTGCCTTTGATGCAGACTGCCCTCATGGAGGGTATAAAATGAGTGGCTTTGGGAGAGATTTGGGGATGGATGCCCTCAAGAAGTATCTTCAAGTCAAGTCTGTCACTACCCCCATTTACAATTCACCTTGGCTTTAG
- the LOC113768150 gene encoding uncharacterized protein LOC113768150, with amino-acid sequence MLQFPAFMTQYPWSTRMIPTSYLLPAQWPQPQSDELLLSMEEADFEEKCNEIRKTNSNLLVIGKATTDNDKEDFDNDADDDDADNVEESEGDDFEQETG; translated from the exons ATGTTGCAATTTCCGGCATTCATGACTCAGTACCCATGGTCGACTCGGATGATTCCGACGTCGTATCTGCTTCCAGCTCAGTGGCCTCAGCCCCAAAGCGACGAGCTCCTTCTCTCCATGGAAGAGGCCGACTTCGAAGAAAAG TGCAATGAAATCCGAAAAACAAATAGCAATCTTCTTGTCATTGGGAAGGCAACTACAGACAATGATAAAGAAGACTTCGACAATGATGcagatgatgatgatgctgaCAATGTAGAAGAGTCTGAAGGAGATGACTTTGAGCAGGAGACTGGTTGA